A single genomic interval of Bradyrhizobium sp. sBnM-33 harbors:
- a CDS encoding TAXI family TRAP transporter solute-binding subunit produces MRAEAPTAHPKMPRPRLRSVKSNRTQILLFSILTLVLTAAVVWGGRTLLRNSETLVFAVGERNGPEARFAARLAAVLKNNSSRLRLKIVTNGDNARALSQFDRKEANLAILRTDARIPPRARALAILEHDLLLLISPNGKKIKSIAELKKKKIAVVADNESGAALVRNILELSDTPDAAARVQMAPPGATFDQLFAAGFGAVIRIAHASQVVKDKSYEQYARRGGFTLNAIDSAKAIARKYPAISEETVATGMLSASPAVPAEDVDTIGLEWLLVAQSKLSTTTVGDLARIIYENKAELALPDGFASKIEPAETDKDAFVVAHPGAAEYINDETKSFVERYSDLMYVALLALSIIGSIFAAIYAKVTRIAPEKASQLATAILDIGERIEYANSLDALDELQDELEATLRGVVIGLRDGTISSDGLDTFKLGYEFVRDEIGLRREHLKRHHPQDDRVVVVKTAQSA; encoded by the coding sequence ATGCGTGCTGAAGCCCCAACGGCGCATCCGAAAATGCCGCGTCCCCGGTTGCGGTCCGTCAAGAGCAACCGGACCCAGATCCTGTTGTTTTCCATCCTGACGCTAGTCCTGACCGCCGCCGTGGTGTGGGGTGGCCGGACGCTGCTGCGCAATTCCGAGACGCTGGTATTTGCCGTCGGCGAGCGCAATGGCCCCGAGGCACGTTTCGCCGCCCGGCTCGCGGCGGTGCTCAAGAACAATTCCTCGCGGCTGCGGCTCAAGATCGTGACCAACGGCGACAATGCCAGGGCATTGTCGCAGTTCGATCGCAAGGAGGCCAACCTTGCGATCTTGCGCACCGACGCCAGGATTCCGCCCCGCGCCCGCGCGCTGGCGATCCTCGAACATGACCTGCTGTTGCTGATTAGCCCGAACGGCAAGAAAATCAAATCCATCGCGGAGCTGAAGAAAAAGAAGATTGCCGTCGTCGCCGACAACGAGAGCGGGGCTGCGCTGGTGCGCAACATTCTCGAGCTCTCCGACACTCCGGACGCGGCGGCGCGGGTCCAGATGGCCCCGCCGGGCGCAACCTTCGACCAACTGTTCGCCGCAGGCTTCGGCGCCGTGATCAGGATCGCGCACGCTTCGCAGGTCGTGAAGGACAAGAGCTACGAGCAATATGCCAGGCGTGGCGGCTTTACCCTGAATGCGATCGATTCGGCGAAAGCGATCGCGAGGAAGTACCCGGCGATCTCGGAGGAGACGGTGGCGACCGGCATGCTGTCCGCCTCCCCCGCCGTCCCTGCGGAAGACGTCGACACGATCGGGCTCGAATGGCTACTGGTCGCCCAATCCAAGCTCTCGACCACCACCGTGGGCGACCTTGCGCGGATCATCTATGAGAACAAGGCCGAGCTTGCGCTACCCGACGGCTTCGCCTCAAAGATCGAGCCCGCAGAAACCGACAAGGACGCCTTCGTCGTGGCGCATCCGGGCGCTGCCGAATACATCAATGATGAGACCAAGTCCTTTGTCGAGCGCTACAGCGATTTGATGTATGTGGCGCTATTGGCGCTCAGCATCATCGGCTCGATTTTTGCCGCCATTTACGCCAAGGTCACCCGGATCGCACCGGAAAAGGCCAGCCAGCTCGCGACCGCGATTCTCGATATCGGCGAACGCATCGAATACGCCAACTCTCTCGACGCGCTCGACGAACTGCAGGACGAGCTGGAAGCGACCCTGCGCGGCGTGGTGATCGGCTTGCGCGACGGCACCATCAGTAGTGATGGGCTGGATACCTTCAAGCTCGGCTATGAATTCGTGCGCGACGAAATCGGCTTGCGCCGCGAACATCTCAAGCGGCATCATCCGCAGGACGACAGGGTCGTGGTCGTAAAGACGGCGCAGAGCGCGTAA
- a CDS encoding DUF3307 domain-containing protein, whose amino-acid sequence MLLLTVKHVIADFVLQTSWMAIGKDQKTGWALPLLAHCLVHLAVSLVLILIVAPRFWFVAFIDFFIHITVDRLKGIIASRFGVTLENEHPWFWTLIGVDQALHHLTGFGLAIFMAAN is encoded by the coding sequence ATGCTGCTTCTCACCGTGAAGCACGTCATTGCCGATTTCGTACTGCAAACTTCCTGGATGGCGATCGGCAAGGATCAAAAGACCGGTTGGGCGCTGCCGCTGCTCGCGCATTGCCTCGTGCACCTTGCGGTATCGCTCGTGCTGATCCTGATCGTCGCGCCGCGATTCTGGTTCGTTGCCTTTATCGATTTTTTCATTCACATCACCGTCGACCGCCTCAAGGGGATCATCGCCTCCCGGTTCGGCGTGACGCTCGAGAACGAGCATCCGTGGTTCTGGACACTGATCGGTGTCGATCAGGCGCTGCACCACCTCACCGGTTTCGGCCTGGCGATCTTCATGGCGGCGAACTGA
- a CDS encoding YkgJ family cysteine cluster protein has translation MQGFAADNQNPCQACGACCNYSHNWPRFTTEDDAALDLIPEQFVNARLSGMRCDGDRCSALSGKVGEATSCQIYAVRPEVCRTCMPGDVECAMARKRHGLPVLA, from the coding sequence ATGCAAGGATTCGCCGCCGACAACCAAAACCCCTGCCAGGCCTGCGGTGCCTGCTGCAATTACTCGCATAACTGGCCGCGCTTCACCACCGAGGACGACGCGGCGCTCGACCTGATCCCGGAACAATTCGTCAACGCAAGGCTGTCCGGAATGCGCTGCGACGGCGACCGTTGTTCGGCGCTGTCAGGCAAAGTCGGCGAGGCGACGTCGTGCCAGATCTACGCGGTGCGGCCCGAAGTGTGCCGCACCTGCATGCCCGGTGACGTGGAATGCGCGATGGCGCGAAAGCGGCACGGATTGCCGGTGTTGGCGTAA
- a CDS encoding helix-turn-helix transcriptional regulator, translating to MRRADRLFQIIQVLRRTRKPLTADAIAAELETSKRTIYRDITTLIEQRVPIRGEAGVGYILEKGFDLPPLMLTPDEIEACVLGAQWVVGHADPALARAAQDLMAKVAETVPERLRPFVLEPASRARRAWNREPDRIDMVRTRTQIHEGKKITLNYRDEHGRDSQRTIWPIAVGYHEAVRILAAWCELRKDFRSFRTDRVVDAVYHDEKYPERRDILRAKWRRSLVWEAPKDT from the coding sequence ATGAGACGGGCCGACCGGCTGTTTCAAATCATTCAGGTGCTCCGGCGCACCCGGAAGCCTTTGACCGCAGACGCGATCGCGGCGGAGCTGGAGACTTCGAAGCGAACGATCTATCGCGATATAACGACACTGATCGAACAGCGCGTGCCGATCCGCGGCGAAGCCGGCGTCGGCTACATCCTGGAAAAGGGCTTCGACCTGCCGCCTTTGATGCTTACGCCTGACGAGATCGAGGCCTGCGTGCTCGGCGCGCAATGGGTGGTCGGCCACGCCGATCCCGCGCTGGCGCGCGCAGCCCAGGACCTGATGGCGAAAGTCGCCGAGACCGTGCCGGAGCGGCTGCGGCCATTCGTGCTGGAGCCGGCCAGCCGCGCCCGACGGGCATGGAATAGGGAGCCCGACCGCATCGACATGGTGCGGACACGGACGCAAATCCACGAAGGCAAGAAGATCACGCTGAACTATCGCGACGAGCATGGCCGCGACAGCCAGCGCACGATCTGGCCGATCGCGGTCGGCTATCACGAGGCGGTGCGGATACTGGCGGCGTGGTGCGAACTGCGGAAGGATTTTCGCAGCTTCCGCACCGACCGCGTCGTCGACGCGGTCTATCACGACGAAAAATATCCGGAACGGCGCGATATCCTGCGGGCGAAATGGCGGCGCAGCCTGGTCTGGGAAGCGCCCAAAGATACCTAG
- a CDS encoding glutathione S-transferase family protein — translation MITLYGFGAGFGLPEISPFVTKTEVQLKMAGLAYRKEKAKPPASPKGQLPYIVDEAETIADSTFIRAHLEAKYGFDFDAPLSLQARAQAWAFERMIEHHIYWALVGARWVDGDNFAKGPAHFFDSAPAHLREKMREDAQFRVAENYLLSGLGRHAPDEDIDLAARSLFALSVQLGDKPFLMGETPCGTDATAFGALAGILTPFFESALRQRTEQFANLTAYVDRMMLLYYPEFAWAPVQQQAA, via the coding sequence ATGATTACCCTCTACGGCTTCGGTGCCGGCTTCGGCCTGCCGGAGATCAGCCCCTTTGTGACCAAGACCGAAGTCCAGCTCAAGATGGCTGGTCTTGCCTATCGCAAGGAGAAGGCCAAGCCGCCGGCTTCGCCCAAGGGGCAGTTGCCCTACATCGTTGATGAGGCCGAGACGATCGCCGATTCCACCTTCATTCGCGCGCATCTGGAGGCCAAGTATGGTTTCGACTTCGATGCGCCGCTCAGCCTGCAGGCGCGTGCGCAGGCCTGGGCCTTCGAGCGGATGATCGAGCATCATATTTATTGGGCGCTGGTCGGCGCGCGCTGGGTCGACGGCGACAATTTTGCCAAGGGGCCTGCGCATTTCTTCGACAGCGCACCGGCGCACTTGCGCGAGAAGATGCGCGAGGACGCCCAGTTCCGTGTCGCCGAGAATTACCTGCTCAGCGGCCTCGGCCGCCACGCCCCGGACGAGGACATCGATCTTGCCGCCCGCTCGCTGTTTGCGCTGTCGGTCCAGCTCGGCGACAAGCCGTTTCTGATGGGCGAAACACCATGCGGCACCGATGCCACCGCGTTCGGCGCGCTCGCCGGAATTCTGACGCCGTTCTTCGAATCGGCACTGCGACAGCGGACCGAGCAGTTCGCCAACCTCACGGCCTATGTCGACCGGATGATGCTTTTGTATTATCCGGAATTCGCCTGGGCGCCGGTGCAGCAGCAGGCCGCCTGA
- a CDS encoding pyridoxamine 5'-phosphate oxidase family protein, with product MSEVHTYSSDVAFTPAVKAIQTRKGSREAYASVEARGGWRVEIDENLAGFLAETTSFYLATASADGQPYIQHRGGPKGFVKILDKNTIAFADYSGNRQYISQGNLSENPKAHIFVMDYAHRRRVKIWGEARVVEDDPALTKSLMPHGYKARPEQVILFRIAAWDTNCPQHIPQKFDAADVAQALAVRDARIAELEAELAALKGEPAPAS from the coding sequence ATGTCTGAGGTTCACACCTATTCCAGCGACGTCGCCTTCACCCCGGCGGTGAAAGCGATCCAGACCCGCAAGGGCTCGCGCGAGGCCTATGCCAGCGTCGAGGCACGCGGCGGCTGGCGCGTCGAGATCGACGAGAACCTCGCCGGCTTCCTGGCTGAAACCACGAGCTTCTATCTCGCGACTGCCTCGGCCGATGGCCAGCCCTACATCCAGCACCGCGGGGGGCCGAAGGGCTTTGTCAAAATTCTCGACAAGAACACGATTGCGTTCGCCGATTACAGCGGCAACCGGCAGTACATCAGCCAGGGCAATCTGTCGGAGAATCCGAAGGCGCATATTTTCGTGATGGACTACGCGCATCGCCGGCGCGTAAAAATCTGGGGCGAGGCGCGCGTGGTGGAAGACGATCCGGCCCTGACGAAATCGCTGATGCCGCACGGCTACAAGGCGCGGCCCGAACAAGTCATCCTGTTTCGGATCGCGGCGTGGGACACCAATTGCCCGCAGCACATCCCGCAGAAGTTCGATGCCGCCGATGTCGCGCAGGCGCTTGCCGTGCGCGACGCCCGCATCGCCGAGCTCGAAGCGGAGCTGGCCGCGTTGAAGGGCGAGCCGGCTCCGGCGAGTTAG
- a CDS encoding LysR family transcriptional regulator — MDRLDAMQAFVAVADLRGFAPAARKLALSPSGVTRLIAALEDRLGARLLQRTTRQVTLTDAGSRYLERARRILADVEEAEGAVAGERTRPEGQLVISAPVGFGRLHVSPIVSAYLKRYSEVSVDLRLSDRMINLVEDGVDLAVRIGHLPDSTLVARHVGEMRRIVVASPGYLRARGEPQRPRDISAHDTIQFGAMTAALDWRFVEDGREIRVASTPRFATNSSDAAIQYAEQDGGLTRVMAYQAAESLRGGRLRIVLAHFEQPAMPIHIVYPTSRLLSAKVRTFIDVVTEMADWHFG, encoded by the coding sequence ATGGACCGGCTCGATGCCATGCAGGCCTTTGTCGCGGTGGCTGACTTGCGGGGCTTTGCTCCCGCGGCGCGCAAGCTCGCCCTGTCGCCGTCGGGCGTCACGCGGCTGATTGCGGCGCTGGAGGATCGCCTCGGCGCGCGGCTGTTGCAGCGGACCACGCGGCAGGTGACGCTGACCGACGCCGGCTCACGCTATCTGGAGCGAGCGCGGCGAATTCTGGCCGACGTCGAGGAGGCCGAGGGCGCCGTCGCGGGCGAGCGCACGCGGCCGGAAGGGCAACTCGTCATCTCGGCACCGGTCGGTTTCGGCCGGCTGCACGTCAGCCCGATCGTGTCGGCCTACCTGAAGCGCTATTCCGAGGTGAGTGTCGACCTCCGTCTGTCGGACCGCATGATCAACCTTGTCGAGGACGGTGTCGATCTCGCGGTCCGGATCGGCCATCTACCCGACTCGACGCTGGTGGCGCGACATGTCGGCGAGATGCGGCGGATCGTGGTGGCTTCGCCCGGCTACCTCCGGGCGCGCGGCGAGCCGCAGCGGCCGCGGGACATCTCCGCGCATGACACGATCCAGTTCGGCGCCATGACCGCGGCGCTCGACTGGCGTTTCGTCGAGGACGGCCGCGAAATCCGCGTCGCCAGCACGCCGCGCTTTGCCACCAACAGCTCGGACGCCGCGATCCAGTATGCCGAGCAGGATGGCGGGCTGACGCGGGTCATGGCCTATCAGGCCGCCGAATCGCTTAGAGGAGGGCGGCTCAGAATCGTATTGGCGCACTTCGAACAGCCGGCGATGCCGATCCACATCGTCTATCCGACCTCGCGGCTGCTCTCGGCCAAGGTGCGCACGTTCATCGATGTCGTGACCGAGATGGCCGACTGGCATTTTGGCTAG
- a CDS encoding PaaI family thioesterase, translated as MTASDIPAGFEPHTRKSPLTDPWEPLYSKKTDKAVIIGLRLAKPHTNGRGLIHGGLIAALADHAMGHSCAHVMGGVSSLVTIGLAVDFVGTAEVGQWLAVESEVVKTGKTICFAQSLIKADDAVIARANATFRVVPKKEPV; from the coding sequence ATGACCGCATCCGACATTCCCGCAGGGTTCGAGCCGCACACCCGCAAGAGCCCGCTGACCGATCCCTGGGAGCCGCTGTATTCGAAGAAGACCGACAAGGCCGTCATCATCGGGCTGCGGCTTGCAAAGCCGCACACCAATGGACGCGGCCTGATTCATGGCGGGCTGATCGCGGCGCTGGCCGACCACGCCATGGGCCATAGCTGCGCGCATGTGATGGGCGGTGTGTCGTCGCTGGTGACGATCGGGCTGGCGGTCGATTTCGTCGGCACCGCGGAGGTCGGGCAGTGGCTCGCGGTCGAGAGCGAGGTGGTCAAGACCGGCAAGACGATCTGTTTCGCGCAGAGCCTGATCAAGGCCGACGACGCCGTGATCGCGCGGGCCAATGCGACGTTTCGCGTAGTGCCGAAGAAGGAGCCGGTGTAG
- the pobA gene encoding 4-hydroxybenzoate 3-monooxygenase, translating into MRTKVAIIGAGPAGLLLGQLLHRYGIDNVILERQTGEYVLSRIRAGLLEEGTVALLDEVGAGERAHREGLVHHGLELAFGGARHRIDLHGATGKTVMIYGQTEVTLDLMNARKAAGLTTIYQAADVKPLDFDTDRPRVSYVKDGVTHEIECDFIAGCDGFHGVSRASVKPSAIQTFERIYPFGWLGILSETPPVSPELIYNNHARGFALCTMRSMRRSRYYVQCSLDDHIDQWPDERFWDELKRRIDQKAADELVTGPSIEKSIAPLRSFVAEPMRFGRMFLAGDASHIVPPTGAKGLNLAASDVHYLSQALREYYDEKSSAGIDNYSAKALSRVWKAVRFSWWMTSMLHKFPDQGEFGARIQLAELDYVVNSKAASASLSENYVGLPF; encoded by the coding sequence TTGAGGACAAAAGTAGCAATCATAGGTGCAGGTCCGGCGGGATTGTTGCTTGGGCAACTACTTCACCGTTACGGCATCGACAACGTCATTCTCGAGCGCCAGACGGGCGAATATGTGCTCAGCCGCATCCGCGCCGGCCTGCTCGAGGAAGGCACGGTGGCGCTGCTCGACGAGGTCGGCGCCGGCGAGCGCGCCCATCGCGAGGGGCTGGTCCACCATGGTCTGGAATTGGCGTTTGGCGGCGCGCGGCACCGAATCGACTTGCACGGCGCGACCGGCAAGACCGTCATGATCTACGGCCAGACCGAGGTGACGCTCGACCTGATGAACGCGCGCAAGGCGGCCGGCCTAACCACCATCTACCAGGCCGCCGACGTCAAACCGCTCGATTTCGATACCGACCGCCCGCGCGTCAGCTATGTGAAGGATGGCGTTACCCACGAGATCGAATGCGACTTCATCGCCGGCTGCGACGGCTTTCATGGCGTCAGCCGCGCAAGCGTCAAACCGTCAGCGATCCAGACCTTTGAACGGATCTATCCATTCGGCTGGCTCGGCATCCTCTCGGAGACGCCGCCGGTCAGCCCGGAGCTGATCTACAACAACCATGCGCGCGGCTTTGCGCTGTGCACGATGCGCTCGATGCGCCGCAGCCGCTACTATGTGCAATGCTCGCTCGACGACCATATTGATCAGTGGCCGGATGAACGGTTCTGGGACGAGCTGAAGCGCCGGATCGACCAGAAGGCGGCCGACGAACTCGTCACCGGCCCGTCGATCGAAAAAAGCATCGCGCCCTTGCGCAGCTTCGTCGCTGAGCCGATGCGGTTCGGGAGGATGTTTTTGGCCGGCGACGCCTCCCACATCGTGCCGCCGACCGGCGCCAAGGGACTGAACCTCGCCGCCAGCGACGTGCATTACCTCTCGCAGGCGCTGCGCGAATATTACGACGAGAAATCCTCGGCCGGGATCGACAATTATTCCGCCAAGGCATTGTCGCGCGTCTGGAAGGCGGTGCGCTTCTCCTGGTGGATGACCTCGATGCTGCACAAATTCCCGGACCAGGGCGAATTCGGCGCACGGATTCAGCTCGCCGAGCTGGATTACGTCGTCAACTCGAAGGCGGCCTCGGCGTCGCTGTCGGAGAATTATGTCGGGCTGCCGTTTTAG
- a CDS encoding TRAP transporter substrate-binding protein — MRKAFLAMLLAASVTPALAQEKTFELKLSHWVPASHPLQKALEEWGAAVEKESGGTIKYKVFPAQQLGKAFDHYDMARDGIADVTYINPGYQPGRFPLIGAGELPFLMSDAKGGSMALDAWYRKYAEKEMKDVKFCLAFIHSPSTFHSRTKKIVTPEDIKGMKIRPAHATMANFVTQLGGTNVQSSAPEVRDIIERGVADAVTFPWGSVVLFGIDKVTKYHIEAPIYVTTFAFVMNKDKYNQMSDKQKKAIDNNCNTEASGRVGEPWGKYEDAGVEKIKAMTGHEVYKLTPEQTAAWKKAAEPLVKTWGEGVKKNGGDPDSALAELKASLTKYNALAQ, encoded by the coding sequence ATGAGGAAAGCATTTCTGGCGATGCTGTTGGCCGCCAGCGTGACGCCTGCGCTGGCGCAGGAAAAAACCTTCGAGCTGAAATTGTCGCACTGGGTGCCAGCCTCGCATCCGCTGCAGAAGGCGCTGGAGGAATGGGGCGCCGCGGTCGAGAAAGAATCCGGCGGCACCATCAAATACAAGGTGTTCCCGGCGCAGCAGCTCGGCAAGGCATTCGACCATTACGATATGGCACGCGACGGCATCGCTGATGTCACTTACATCAACCCGGGCTATCAGCCGGGGCGGTTTCCACTCATCGGCGCGGGCGAATTGCCCTTTCTGATGTCGGATGCCAAGGGCGGCTCGATGGCGCTCGACGCCTGGTATCGCAAATATGCCGAGAAGGAGATGAAGGACGTCAAGTTCTGTCTGGCCTTCATCCATTCGCCGTCGACGTTCCATTCCCGGACGAAGAAAATCGTTACGCCCGAAGACATCAAGGGCATGAAGATCCGGCCCGCCCACGCCACCATGGCGAATTTCGTCACCCAGCTCGGTGGCACCAACGTGCAGTCCTCGGCGCCCGAGGTCCGCGACATCATCGAACGCGGCGTGGCTGACGCCGTCACCTTCCCGTGGGGGTCGGTGGTGCTGTTCGGCATCGACAAGGTGACGAAGTATCACATCGAAGCGCCGATCTACGTCACGACCTTTGCCTTCGTGATGAACAAGGACAAGTACAACCAGATGTCCGACAAGCAAAAGAAGGCGATCGACAACAACTGCAACACGGAAGCCTCCGGCCGCGTCGGCGAACCCTGGGGCAAGTACGAAGATGCCGGCGTCGAGAAGATCAAGGCGATGACGGGTCATGAGGTCTACAAGCTGACGCCGGAGCAGACGGCGGCTTGGAAGAAGGCGGCCGAGCCGCTGGTCAAGACCTGGGGCGAGGGCGTCAAGAAGAACGGCGGCGACCCGGACTCGGCGCTGGCCGAACTCAAGGCCTCGCTCACCAAGTACAACGCGCTCGCGCAGTAG
- a CDS encoding TRAP transporter small permease, producing the protein MNRAWMDRFIDTIEWIAAGFVGIVALNIFIGVLLRNTLNYAIPDSFDIGRMLLGILIFWGIAATSYRGGHITVDLIWANVGPKYQRMIDVFATLVLLFVVTVQTYTLFDKVRGTYNDNVLTFEMHMPTWPFFAIAWAGDAAAVLLIAIRTWRLVFHPEDIHDAKIKTVE; encoded by the coding sequence ATGAATCGCGCGTGGATGGATCGTTTCATCGATACGATCGAATGGATCGCCGCCGGCTTTGTCGGCATCGTTGCGCTCAACATCTTCATCGGCGTCCTGCTGCGCAACACGCTGAACTATGCGATCCCGGACTCCTTCGATATCGGGCGCATGTTGCTCGGCATCCTGATCTTCTGGGGTATCGCCGCCACCAGCTATCGCGGCGGCCATATCACGGTCGATCTGATCTGGGCCAATGTCGGTCCAAAGTACCAGCGCATGATCGACGTGTTCGCGACGCTGGTGCTGCTGTTCGTCGTCACCGTGCAGACCTATACCCTGTTCGACAAGGTGCGCGGCACCTACAACGATAATGTTCTCACCTTTGAAATGCACATGCCGACCTGGCCGTTCTTTGCGATCGCCTGGGCTGGCGACGCAGCCGCGGTGCTCCTGATCGCGATCCGCACTTGGCGGCTGGTCTTCCATCCGGAAGACATTCATGACGCCAAGATCAAGACCGTGGAGTAG
- a CDS encoding TRAP transporter large permease: MSTDTVAVLGFVALFVLMVLRVPVGMAMGLVGVCGFGYLVGFTPALKMVGQTSMRTVTDYTFGVIPMFLLMGAFVSNSGMSRELFRAANGFVGHLRGGLGIATVGACGGFAAICGSSVATAATFSAVAYPEMRRYGYPQSFATGVIAAGGTLGAMLPPSTVLAVYGIITEQDIGKLFIAGIIPGLLAIVMYMLTISLIGWFRPDFLPAGPQTKWRERLAGLKNIWAPVLLFIFVIGGLYGLPFLPRFTPTEAGGVGATGAFLIGVLTGRLDKEKILGALLQATRTAAAVFTVLIGALIFGYFLTVTQTPQKVTELLTGLGLGPYGILALIMVMYLVLGCLMDAMAMIILTVPIIFPVIVHLGFDPIWFGVIIVMTVELGLISPPIGMNVFVIKSVVTDVSFSTIFRGVMPFVVTDLIRLVILIAFPVLALWLPQRMAG; the protein is encoded by the coding sequence ATGAGCACCGATACCGTCGCGGTCCTGGGATTTGTCGCGCTGTTTGTGCTGATGGTGTTGCGCGTGCCGGTCGGCATGGCGATGGGCCTCGTCGGCGTCTGCGGCTTCGGTTATCTGGTCGGCTTCACGCCGGCGCTGAAGATGGTCGGCCAGACCTCGATGCGCACGGTGACCGACTACACCTTCGGCGTGATCCCGATGTTCCTGTTGATGGGCGCGTTCGTCAGCAATTCCGGCATGAGCCGCGAACTGTTCCGCGCCGCCAATGGCTTTGTCGGCCATCTGCGCGGCGGGCTTGGCATTGCTACTGTCGGGGCCTGTGGTGGCTTTGCCGCGATCTGCGGCTCGTCGGTGGCGACCGCCGCGACGTTTTCGGCCGTCGCCTATCCGGAAATGCGGCGCTATGGCTATCCGCAATCCTTTGCCACCGGCGTCATCGCGGCCGGCGGCACGTTAGGCGCCATGTTGCCTCCGTCGACGGTGCTCGCCGTCTACGGCATCATCACCGAACAGGACATCGGAAAATTGTTCATCGCCGGCATCATCCCCGGCCTGCTGGCCATTGTCATGTACATGCTGACGATTTCGCTGATCGGCTGGTTCCGGCCGGATTTCCTGCCGGCGGGTCCGCAAACCAAATGGCGCGAGCGCTTGGCCGGCCTGAAGAACATCTGGGCGCCGGTGTTGCTGTTCATCTTCGTGATCGGCGGGCTTTACGGGCTGCCGTTTCTGCCGCGTTTTACTCCAACTGAGGCGGGCGGCGTCGGTGCCACCGGTGCGTTCCTGATTGGCGTGCTGACGGGAAGGCTGGACAAGGAAAAAATCCTGGGCGCGTTACTGCAGGCTACGCGCACCGCCGCCGCGGTGTTTACGGTGCTGATCGGCGCGCTGATCTTCGGTTATTTCCTGACGGTGACTCAGACCCCGCAGAAGGTCACCGAGCTGCTCACCGGCCTCGGGCTCGGTCCCTACGGCATCCTGGCCCTCATCATGGTGATGTATCTGGTGCTCGGCTGTCTGATGGATGCCATGGCCATGATCATCCTGACGGTGCCGATCATCTTTCCCGTGATCGTGCATCTCGGCTTCGATCCGATCTGGTTCGGCGTCATCATCGTGATGACGGTGGAACTTGGCCTCATCTCTCCGCCGATCGGCATGAATGTCTTTGTCATCAAGAGCGTCGTCACAGACGTGTCGTTCTCCACGATCTTCCGTGGCGTGATGCCGTTCGTGGTGACGGATTTGATCCGGCTGGTGATCCTGATCGCATTTCCGGTACTGGCACTGTGGCTGCCGCAGCGGATGGCCGGATAG
- a CDS encoding DUF3237 domain-containing protein, which yields MTPQLETRYVFTITARIGEVTSVGEIGTGMRRIIPIIGGEVKGERINGKVLPFGADFQIIRPNELIELEAKYAFETDDGAVVYVKNKGLRFGPLELLQKLKRGEPVDPKLIYFRTVPKFETGAEKYRWLMQNLFIASAARHADRVVIDVHQVL from the coding sequence ATGACTCCGCAGCTTGAGACCAGATACGTTTTCACCATCACCGCGCGGATCGGCGAGGTGACCTCAGTGGGCGAGATCGGCACCGGCATGCGCCGGATCATTCCGATCATCGGCGGCGAGGTGAAGGGGGAGAGGATCAACGGCAAGGTTCTTCCCTTCGGTGCCGATTTCCAGATCATTCGCCCGAACGAGCTGATCGAGCTGGAAGCAAAGTACGCCTTCGAGACCGACGACGGCGCGGTGGTCTATGTCAAGAACAAGGGCCTGCGCTTCGGCCCGCTCGAGTTGCTGCAGAAGCTCAAGCGCGGCGAGCCGGTCGATCCGAAACTGATCTATTTCCGTACCGTGCCGAAATTCGAAACCGGGGCAGAGAAATATCGCTGGCTGATGCAAAACCTCTTCATCGCCTCCGCCGCCCGCCACGCCGACCGCGTCGTGATCGACGTGCATCAGGTGTTGTGA